A stretch of the Theileria equi strain WA chromosome 1, complete sequence genome encodes the following:
- a CDS encoding hypothetical protein (encoded by transcript BEWA_030530A) has product MGARHSLLDTKFNLKLQAREAEKYHAKCLREAEVEKLKVKSALEKSNAEAARIHAANSIRKHNEALKFLQYKAKIDMILAQVETAIRSQNVTVELKKALPHLNKILNCKSMDSVDIFRSFEKVFEDLEVRESYSNQTMAQETAHLAPAEDVDVLISRVAEEHALDVGDLLHATGVLITPTANRTADTTK; this is encoded by the exons ATGGGTGCTCGTCACTCGTTGTTGGATACGAAATTCAACCTCAAACTCCAGGCCAGAGAAGCT GAAAAGTATCACGCGAAATGCTTGAGGGAAGCAGAGGTTGAGAAGCTAAAGGTCAAGTCAGCGTTGGAAAAGAGCAACGCAGAGGCTGCGAGAATCCACGCAGCAAATTCCATTCGGAAGCATAACGAGGCTCTGAAGTTCTTGCAGTACAAGGCCAAGATTGACATGATCCTTGCGCAGGTAGAGACTGCAATACGGTCCCAGAAC GTAACGGTGGAGCTAAAGAAGGCGCTGCCTCACCTCAACAAAATCCTAAACTGCAAGTCCATGGACAGCGTGGATATTTTCAGGAGCTTCGAGAAAGTCTTTGAGGACCTC GAAGTTAGAGAGTCGTATTCCAATCAGACAATGGCCCAAGAAACAGCTCATTTGGCTCCAGCAGAGGATGTAGATGTACTCATTTCGAGGGTAGCCGAGGAACACGCGCTAGATGTCGGAGATTTACTCCACGCTACGGGCGTACTAATCACTCCAACAGCCAACAGGACGGCCGATACCACCAAATAG